The Deinococcus malanensis nucleotide sequence CGTCCGTTGCGCTGAGCATGTGACCGGGCTGCCAACTGGGATCCAGAGAAACATGCGTTTCCTCCCAGGCAGTCCACGCCATGGCAGCTGCCCGGCGGGTTTCAGGGTCTTGGCTGGTGAGGAGGTCGTAATAGGCGTCCACAACGCGCTGACCGGGACGCATGTGCCTAGCTTCAACAAACTACGCCCACTCCCGGGAAAACAGCAAGCCCACCGTTTCGGTAATCCACCGCACGTACTCCGGAGATGTGGTGGCGATGGCAAAGCAGACGATGCCACTGACCCGCTGCGGGTGCTGCTGTGCATAAGCCAGGGCAAGGGTCGTCCCCCAGGAGACGCCGTTAAGAAGCCAGCGGTCAATGTTCAGATGCGTTCGGGGGACCTCCATGTCTGTAATGAGCGTTTGCGTGGTGTTGGTAGGCAGGGTGGACAGATTCTCGATGGCCAAAGGGCGGCTACGACCACACCC carries:
- a CDS encoding alpha/beta fold hydrolase, whose protein sequence is MATGYRRRFDPERFFIVGFEQHGCGRSRPLAIENLSTLPTNTTQTLITDMEVPRTHLNIDRWLLNGVSWGTTLALAYAQQHPQRVSGIVCFAIATTSPEYVRWITETVGLLFSREWA